The following are from one region of the Streptomyces fradiae genome:
- a CDS encoding alpha-hydroxy-acid oxidizing protein, with protein sequence MNQRFGDYQNEIYLNGLFGTLPKLPMDFAELERRAQAALPPSIRSYVAGGAGDERTQRANTEAFHQWGLVPRMMVGAAQRDLSVDLFGMRLPTPLLMAPVGVIGLCAQDGHGDLATARAAARTGVPMIASTLSVDPLEEVADSLGDTPGLFQLYTPTDRALAESLVRRAEEAGYRGIVVTLDTWVTGWRPRDLATGNFPQLRGHCLANYTSDPVFRARLAKAPEEDPQAAVLEWTGIFGNPLTWDDLPWLRSLTRLPLLLKGICHPEDVRRARDGGVDGVYCSNHGGRQANGGLPALDALPDVVAAADGLPVLFDSGVRSGADVVKALALGATAVAVGRPYAYGLALDGTDGIVHVLRSLLAETDLIMAVDGYPALADLRAEGALRRLRS encoded by the coding sequence ATGAACCAGCGGTTCGGCGACTACCAGAACGAGATCTACCTGAACGGACTCTTCGGCACCCTGCCGAAGCTCCCCATGGACTTCGCCGAACTCGAACGGCGCGCCCAGGCCGCGCTCCCGCCCTCGATCCGGTCCTACGTCGCCGGCGGCGCGGGCGACGAACGCACCCAGCGCGCCAACACCGAGGCCTTCCACCAGTGGGGCCTGGTGCCCCGGATGATGGTCGGCGCCGCGCAACGCGACCTCTCCGTCGACCTGTTCGGGATGCGGCTGCCCACCCCACTGCTCATGGCCCCGGTCGGCGTCATCGGCCTGTGCGCCCAGGACGGCCACGGCGACCTCGCCACCGCGCGCGCCGCCGCCCGTACCGGCGTCCCCATGATCGCCTCCACCCTGAGCGTCGACCCCCTGGAGGAGGTCGCCGACTCCCTCGGCGACACCCCGGGCCTCTTCCAGCTCTACACCCCGACCGACCGCGCCCTCGCCGAGAGCCTGGTGCGGCGTGCCGAGGAGGCCGGCTACCGCGGCATCGTCGTCACCCTCGACACCTGGGTCACCGGCTGGCGCCCGCGCGACCTCGCCACCGGCAACTTCCCCCAGCTGCGCGGCCACTGCCTCGCCAACTACACCTCCGACCCGGTCTTCCGGGCCCGGCTCGCCAAGGCGCCCGAGGAGGACCCGCAGGCCGCCGTCCTGGAGTGGACCGGCATCTTCGGCAACCCGCTGACCTGGGACGACCTGCCCTGGCTGCGGTCCCTCACCAGGCTTCCGCTCCTCCTCAAGGGCATCTGCCACCCCGAGGACGTGCGCCGCGCCCGGGACGGCGGCGTCGACGGCGTCTACTGCTCCAACCACGGCGGCCGCCAGGCCAACGGCGGACTGCCCGCCCTCGACGCGCTGCCCGACGTGGTCGCCGCCGCCGACGGACTGCCCGTGCTCTTCGACTCGGGCGTCCGCAGCGGCGCCGACGTCGTCAAGGCCCTCGCCCTCGGCGCCACCGCCGTCGCCGTCGGCCGCCCGTACGCCTACGGGCTCGCCCTCGACGGCACCGACGGCATCGTCCACGTGCTGCGCTCGCTGCTCGCCGAGACCGATCTGATCATGGCGGTGGACGGCTACCCGGCCCTCGCCGACCTGCGCGCGGAGGGCGCCCTGCGGCGGCTCCGGTCATAG
- a CDS encoding DUF6585 family protein, whose amino-acid sequence MERIDRVTVPPPDEAATRAAREAGLGVYLRGFRARHGDGAQELRGRGRRCLPVLLLAAAGLALPALATRWAGPWLGIPLLLVPFGALGWFLWRAFRPPAPPALRPGEYVYLYERGLVCPGEAGEARAVPWRSVTAMHQDVTRTYVNGGYTGTHYAYRLLTDGRAGVTVGGFLNEEVVARPADSQIRELAQIVLDETVRRALQPAVTALEAGERVPFGEVALAGEGIALPSGTAPWERVRGCEWRGDGLVVVRTAGAGRWAREAKDIPDFPVFWTLVKELFPQAREFRR is encoded by the coding sequence ATGGAGCGGATCGACCGGGTGACGGTGCCGCCGCCGGACGAGGCGGCGACACGGGCCGCGCGCGAGGCGGGGCTCGGGGTGTATCTGCGCGGCTTCCGGGCGCGGCACGGGGACGGTGCGCAGGAGTTACGGGGGCGGGGGCGCCGTTGTCTGCCGGTGCTGCTGCTCGCGGCGGCCGGTCTGGCGCTGCCCGCGCTCGCCACCCGGTGGGCGGGGCCCTGGCTGGGGATCCCGCTGCTGCTCGTACCGTTCGGGGCGCTCGGCTGGTTCCTGTGGCGCGCCTTCCGCCCGCCGGCGCCGCCCGCGCTGCGGCCCGGCGAGTACGTGTACCTGTACGAGCGGGGTCTGGTGTGTCCGGGCGAGGCGGGCGAGGCGCGGGCGGTGCCCTGGCGGTCCGTCACGGCGATGCACCAGGACGTGACCCGCACCTACGTCAACGGCGGCTACACCGGCACCCACTACGCCTACCGGCTGCTGACCGACGGGCGGGCGGGGGTCACCGTCGGCGGGTTCCTCAACGAGGAGGTCGTGGCGCGGCCGGCGGACTCGCAGATCCGCGAGCTGGCCCAGATCGTCCTCGACGAGACGGTGCGCCGTGCGCTGCAGCCGGCGGTGACCGCCCTGGAGGCGGGCGAGCGGGTCCCGTTCGGCGAGGTCGCGCTCGCCGGCGAGGGCATCGCGCTGCCGTCGGGGACAGCGCCGTGGGAGCGGGTGCGGGGCTGCGAGTGGCGCGGGGACGGCCTGGTGGTGGTGCGCACGGCGGGCGCGGGCCGCTGGGCACGGGAGGCGAAGGACATCCCCGATTTCCCGGTGTTCTGGACGCTGGTGAAGGAACTGTTCCCGCAGGCCCGGGAGTTCCGCCGCTGA
- a CDS encoding Type-2Aa cytolytic delta-endotoxin has protein sequence MAASFKTVIEVGAAHRAQAEGLARAFQDAIAPATVKFDFEHIHTAAAALPDSTVVRMVRGWGLQEEAPVLVMVLSLKEAVRQALPPEAAEAGFWDTIERELVSAFTGLAGQEGRPGLSYYEEGPDRTRYYRDLFFALQDAETGAYLYAIAFCADVTVGLDKARVGALAMTDTVPFALRLNAIVVRQDLALAAA, from the coding sequence TTGGCCGCCAGCTTCAAGACCGTCATCGAGGTGGGCGCCGCCCACCGCGCCCAGGCCGAGGGCCTGGCCCGCGCCTTCCAGGACGCGATCGCCCCCGCCACCGTCAAATTCGACTTCGAGCACATCCACACCGCCGCCGCGGCGCTCCCCGACAGCACCGTCGTCCGGATGGTCCGCGGCTGGGGCCTCCAGGAGGAGGCGCCCGTCCTGGTGATGGTGCTCTCCCTCAAGGAGGCCGTCCGCCAGGCGCTGCCGCCCGAGGCGGCCGAGGCCGGGTTCTGGGACACCATCGAACGCGAGCTGGTGTCCGCCTTCACCGGCCTCGCCGGGCAGGAGGGCCGGCCCGGCCTCTCCTACTACGAGGAGGGCCCCGACCGCACCCGCTACTACCGCGACCTCTTCTTCGCCCTCCAGGACGCGGAGACCGGCGCTTACCTCTACGCCATCGCCTTCTGCGCCGACGTCACCGTCGGCCTCGACAAGGCCCGGGTCGGCGCGCTCGCCATGACCGACACCGTGCCCTTCGCGCTCCGCCTCAACGCGATCGTCGTCCGCCAGGACCTCGCCCTCGCCGCCGCCTGA
- a CDS encoding beta-propeller fold lactonase family protein yields MNRSRALAVLAASVALLAGCARGGGEPARSAAPAITAPTTTAPVPAPATGGTPPGTLLVADFGADTVSFVDPARGAFAAVEVGTAPYGLAVGADGRAWVATAEGVAVVDTESRTRLALIPYRTASGPATTGEYRGGGMGIALSPDGRRVYVGVNVPGGNGTLEVVDTASLKVVDRVPVGRRPFDVDVSRDGSEVYATNHDSFDVTVVRADDLTTRRIEVAPYGTEGGLGSWLKPHYAAVRPSDGRLLLPFEGERLVVVDPRTGRSEIQKMTANTHQHGTTITPDGTLLTVGTGPIDPATDRGPSLTVRAPDGTERVFPLDGPHEDVAVSKDGRTAYVTGGFTRDGSWDGLTVVDLRTGATHRLPAGSRPLGIAVL; encoded by the coding sequence ATGAACCGATCCCGCGCCCTCGCCGTGCTCGCCGCCTCCGTCGCGCTGCTCGCCGGCTGCGCGCGGGGCGGCGGCGAGCCCGCCCGGTCCGCCGCCCCCGCCATCACGGCTCCCACCACGACGGCCCCGGTCCCGGCCCCCGCCACGGGCGGCACCCCGCCCGGCACCCTGCTCGTCGCCGACTTCGGTGCGGACACCGTGAGCTTCGTCGACCCGGCCCGGGGCGCCTTCGCCGCGGTCGAGGTCGGCACCGCCCCGTACGGCCTGGCCGTCGGCGCGGACGGGCGGGCCTGGGTCGCCACCGCCGAGGGCGTCGCCGTCGTGGACACCGAGTCCCGCACGCGCCTCGCGCTCATCCCGTACCGCACCGCGAGCGGCCCGGCGACCACCGGCGAGTACCGGGGCGGCGGCATGGGCATCGCGCTCTCCCCCGACGGGCGCCGGGTGTACGTCGGCGTCAACGTGCCCGGCGGCAACGGCACCCTGGAGGTCGTCGACACCGCGTCCCTGAAGGTCGTCGACCGTGTCCCGGTCGGCCGGCGCCCGTTCGACGTGGACGTGTCGCGCGACGGCTCCGAGGTGTACGCGACGAACCACGACTCCTTCGACGTGACCGTGGTGCGGGCCGACGACCTGACCACCCGGCGGATCGAGGTGGCGCCGTACGGCACGGAGGGCGGCCTCGGTTCCTGGCTGAAGCCGCACTACGCGGCCGTACGCCCGTCGGACGGGCGGCTGCTGCTGCCGTTCGAGGGCGAACGCCTGGTGGTGGTCGACCCGCGCACCGGCCGCTCCGAGATCCAGAAGATGACCGCCAACACCCACCAGCACGGCACCACGATCACCCCCGACGGCACCCTGCTCACCGTCGGCACCGGCCCCATCGACCCGGCCACCGACCGCGGCCCCTCCCTCACCGTCCGCGCCCCCGACGGCACCGAGCGGGTCTTCCCGCTGGACGGCCCGCACGAGGACGTTGCGGTGTCGAAGGACGGCCGCACCGCGTACGTCACGGGCGGCTTCACCCGCGACGGCTCCTGGGACGGCCTCACGGTCGTCGACCTGCGGACCGGCGCGACCCACCGCCTGCCGGCCGGCTCGCGCCCGCTGGGCATCGCCGTCCTGTGA
- a CDS encoding NUDIX hydrolase, with the protein MSIADRNATPPPAHASLGAGVVVTDPEGRVLLGLHHSGVWELPGGKVEPGESLEAAAVRELAEETGLVADPADVSVLGLILDTASFAALTCVTAATAVRAHTGTPTVTEPDKIARWSWFPPTGLPAPLFHPSAQTLAFAYPELPLAQGSFHRYPMAPAAGR; encoded by the coding sequence ATGAGCATCGCCGACCGCAACGCCACCCCGCCGCCCGCCCACGCCTCGCTCGGCGCGGGCGTCGTCGTGACCGACCCGGAGGGCCGGGTGCTGCTCGGGCTGCACCACTCCGGGGTGTGGGAGCTGCCGGGCGGGAAGGTGGAGCCGGGCGAGTCCCTGGAGGCGGCGGCGGTCCGTGAACTCGCCGAGGAGACCGGCCTGGTGGCCGACCCCGCCGACGTCTCCGTGCTCGGTCTGATCCTCGACACCGCGAGCTTCGCCGCACTGACCTGCGTGACGGCGGCGACGGCGGTCCGCGCCCACACCGGCACCCCGACGGTCACCGAACCGGACAAGATCGCCCGCTGGTCCTGGTTCCCCCCGACCGGCCTGCCCGCCCCGCTCTTCCACCCCTCGGCGCAGACCCTCGCCTTCGCCTATCCCGAACTCCCGCTCGCGCAGGGTTCGTTCCACCGCTACCCGATGGCGCCGGCCGCGGGGCGCTGA